The DNA region GTTTTAACTTAATTTTAAGTTTATAGCGAACTGAATCTCAGAATGTTAAGGTACATGCCAGAGCATTGGAATCTCTAGCTTTCCTCTTGGGATCAGTGGCAGAGAAGACGGTGTACACAAGCACAAAGGTCCCTATGATCTCGGCGCCCAATCCAGCGCCTTTGCTGTACCCATGAGAGACCATGTTGGCACCACCACCATTCCTTTCGTAATAACCCTTCTGGAAGGCCTTGACGATCCCAGCACCACTGATGGCTCCTAAGCACTGAGCCACCATGTACATCGCGGCCCGGATCAGCGACACCTTACGAGCCAATAAGCACCCGAATGTCACTGCTGGGTTAATGTGACCATCTACGCACATGTAAAACTTTAAAGTTAGCAAATAGCTAAAGCCTAAAATCCAcataagaaaacaaagaaagaaaaacccacCTGAAATATTTAACCAAAAACAACCTTAGTTATCTGAAGTTTAATGCAAACTAAATTgtcatgtttaaatttaaaagcaaaGGAAGCAAACCTTAACAAAAGTGGGAAAataagtaagaaagaaagagagaaatgaaaacCCACGTACATGAAATATCAGCAATGCAGTAAGCAAGAATGAAAATCATGCCCCCAAAGGCCCAAGCAATCCCAAGATGGTCAAGACCACCACAGTCGTCACTAACATGGCTCTTGTAGCCAATCACAGTCAGCACCGTGACATATAGAAACAGCAAAGTAGCTATAAACTCAGCTATCAAAGCCTTGTAAAAGGACCACTGGGATAGCTCCACAACATGGAAAATCGGTACTGGAGCTGGGTTGTGGTAGTCTTTGGCTGAAACTTCCCTGGCCATATGAAAGATTAAGAGAAAAAAGCAAAAGGCTGAAGCTttggtgagtgagtgagagagagtttttGGCTTTGGTGTAGAACAGTAGAAATGTGAGGTAGTGTAGAGGTTATATAATGGGAGAGGAATAGAAGGGAGCGTAAATAGGACAAGgatttttggtttaaaattttaaacagaaAGGATTAGCATTTGATTACAGCAAATTGAGAACTGAAATCTGCTACTAATTCCTTTGGTTTCTTTCGCTTTCACCGACCCCACATTTCCTCGTTTCAAACTCTCTGCATTTTCTGGCAAGTCTTGTGCAGCACTTACTATACGCaatattttacataatttgCAACCGTGATACAAATTTAGCGAATTAGAATTTACTATGACTGGATATaagtggaagaagaagaagacaagcTAACTTGTCTAGATGGTACAATTCATATTCCATTTACATACAAGAATCTTAACCTGTCATTAATTAATTTGACATGAACCTTCATgggatatttttttattgttgtcgTATATGCATTGAGAACTTTTAgttattactttattattaaatatgCATTATGACACAACTAATTAATGGATTTGAGTTTAGATTTTTTTCGGTAAAAGACCGCTTagcttaaattaattaaaattggctaaATTAGCCTGAAGTACCGAAGAAATTAGTGGTAAAACATCCTCCATATAGTTGTATATTTCTATCTCTGCATTACATAAATACAATCTGTCAACAAAAATTGTTGGCTGTTATGTATACAGTATTGTTCCATCTTGATTGAAATCTTCAAAAGAATTTAAAGTAATGTCACCGAATGATTTGTAGTGTCCTAATAATTCATAGCTAAATGAATTGTTCAAATTTTGTTACACCATCacaattaaataaacattaattacCATTACTTTGATATCCATTTAAGATATTGGTGACTTGACACAATTTGAGTCATGTGtttaaatataaactattaaaattagtttaattgaatttagaatTGTATCCTTTAactttattcaaaatttaattcaatcttataattttttatctattCCTTTCAAAACtataacttaatttatttttattcaatgtaGTCATTCTGCCCAATTTTGTCACATAGTGCTGTTAGGGATATTGAAATAATGttgttttgtaaatttaaaaattacgtTGTTTTGAAACACTTAATAACAACCCCTCAAATAAAAGTGAACATAAAAATTACATTGAAGTGAATAGAAGTTAAGgaatgaaataaattaattaaaagttgCATGACTAGATTGAATTATAGGCAAAAGAAGAATCAAAGCATTTCATGagttgtcatttttttttttagctttggtTTCTTATAATGATTTTGTcacctaataaataaataataggtgttttcttttatctttttttttttttttttgataaccaaATGAAGAATAACttcaacctataaaaaaaaaaaggaaggattTGAGTGGATATAAGCATACACAAAAGAATTAAATTGTTTGGTGtgtaattaaaaaatgacaagggcttcaaaaaaaaaaatgacaagtgAACCATACACGTACGACGGTACGAGGATATAATAATGatactttctattttttttaccgACTTCACAGTTCACAGCTGCAATATCTATTTTGGTCAAAGTTAATAGGAAATTTACGTCTGAAATCTCAACACGTGTCCAGCTACACCGCATCAACCgtttgattttgagtttaaaacttgagtgtttgtactttctttttctttttcttttggtgagAAAATGGgttgtttgtactttgtagtcCAGTCTTTGCTGAAAatccttacaaaatttctatttttattttattttatttgagcgCATAAGAGTAGTGAATGGAACGATCACACCTATATATAGAaattcacaataaaaaataaaatgtggaccattgttaagtttgttttatttggatGGGAGAAGCTGTGTTACTCAAATACAAATAAACTAAGCATCAActacaaatcaaatcaaaaaagtgaaagatttgttggaaaatatgaccacaagaaaaaaaaaatcatgcatgtTACGTATTGTTCTTAACAAAAGACGTACACCATTTAATACACGATAAAAAATATCTCAACTTTATTAAATAGATAGAAGAATGTGATAAGTATGTAAAAATTTAGTGGAACGTGACAgctaatatttttaaattagacATCCATGTAgtaattactctctctctctctctttcttaattGACGTAACCATCTCATTGCCTCGACTTATTCTACACGGGTTTTCCTTGTCTCAAATATGAAATAGGATAGGGACATAGATAAGGATATGCATAATTTGAACCAATACACTGAAGCATCTAGACCCAAGCTTTTCCCTCTTGCCTCCAGTTTctaatttccaaaaataaagatAATGAACCTAAACTTATAAATTTCACTTACTAAAGGACAAATATCATTGTTTTTTTGGAgagacacaatttttatttatagaacGTGAAACAGGTAGATGCTACAAGGGTTATAATTAAGAAACTTACTTGTAAAGGCAGGATATATGTGGCCACGTGCATGGGAAAGATTGTGAAATGGATTAAAGTTGAGATTGGCAACCAACAAGGGCTAACAAAAATAGTATAAGAATATGATTGATAAGTCTATTTCGATTGTAGGCCTATCTTTACAATTACAAGTCCCATTCTGCCGACGCCACTGTTAAAGTGAACACCAATTCTTGCCTTTTATCAAAAGCAAACATTAATTCTTACTATTTCTTAGTGGCCCCATAATTAACATAACTGTGTATTAGTCACAGTATATTTAAACCCAAGTCATGAAACCAGGCCCATGCCAGCCCAGTACTGCCTAGAACACAAACATATTTGCGTAActgagattttttgtttttgtgtggaCCGAAACAGAGAACTTGAAAATTTCGTGAAaatgttgggtttgggttttttttttttttttttgaacatgcCCTCAGATTGTAATACGAATTACAAAGCACAAGGAAAAACAGTATTCTCCcaactatataaaataatacaatgGAGAGTAGTTGAAAAAGGGGTGAAAGAGAAGAAGGGGGTTTGTCACACCCAATTTTTCACAGTAAGGTGATGAATAAAGCTAGGAATGCACTCATTTTCACATCTAATTAAAGTGTCAAATTATAATtagtttataataaatatagTATTAGTGACGAACCGATGTGAATCTACTGCAGTATTGAATTGGGTGTAAAATTGAGTGTTTATAGAATTGCTAgagctaaaatatttttaaattttacctcttcctcctccctccCCCTACTAATGCACCACCATAGGCAAAAGAGTATATGAGAACTAAAAATTCATTGTGAAATATAGAATTAAACATAAAATCGTTGAAGTTTATTTAGTTGTTAAAGAACAAATGACTCGAGTTCAAATTCCACCGACAGCAAAAGCTAATGTGTATTTTACTTTTACCctgagaataataaaaaaattaacaaataaaaaatattcaaatctatcacatatataacaaacaaaaaaaattgcaaagtaGCAAATAGAACTTCCTGTAAAATTAAAGAGTACTTTTCACACAGTAGTGTAGCCCATTTGATTTAGAGAAGTGctacatccataacattttcacaacaaatcataagtggtaaagttattattggttataatttgaatccataacttaaattatttttttatccattcgtaataacaaataataatctatcacctaaaatttgttatacAAATATTATGaagggtccggttaatgtggCACACATTAAcctatcaattttaaaaaaaaaaattattgaaaattgaaaaaactgtcaaacttttttaattttcgaaaaaaaaattttaaaaataataaattattgtgtACCCTTAGAGCATTCATTAGCAAAACCCTATtatgaatataaaatttttctttgatttatgaCGAAAATAAACGGTTAATGTTCCAGAGTTCCACGTTGCAATTTGCTTAAAACTCAAACATGCGCCctcttctcctttctttttcctctcgAATCGATGCATTGGCTTTTAAAGAAGTAATTTATACTGGATTCCATACTAACCATTGACGCAAGCCAATGTGGGCCGGCTAGGCCTTGCCGACTTGGTGTAGTCTTTGGATGCTTTCCTAAAACCCCTATTCCTATGAATAGGTTACATATTTGGTTAAGGTATCTAGTCATCTAGTGAATGCGTGTAAGCAGCATAATGGTCAATTAAAATCAAACCTTTATTCTTGGCCCCAACAGCTTTATGTATTTTCTCAATAATATGTTGGTCTTATAGAGGACCCATAATTAACTTAATTATGTATTAGTCATAGCAAATTTAAACCCAAGTCATGAAACAAGGCCCATGCCAGCCCACTGCCTAAATCACAGTGTTTGTGTAACTGagattttttttggtgtgtgggCCAGAACAAAGATCTTACGaattttgttgggtttgggCTTTTGAACAGGCCTTGCGATTATAACACGAATTAAGTAATTTAATTCTAGTTCTAAGCCCAAGGAAAAACAATATTCTCCCAAGTTCCAAGTCCCAACcatatttaataataaagaaaaaacagaaatgGGGAAGATAGTGGTTGAAAAACGggtgaaagaaaagaaagggtaattttttcacatttattttttcacaatagCAAGGCTATGGATTATGTGTCAGGTTATAATtgatacataataaaaatggtgttCGTAATAAACTTATGTAAaagtattaaatattaaattgggTGTGAAATTAAGTGTGTTCGTAGAATTGTGCATAACTTTCAACTCAAATACCAAGCCATTGTCTTAATTTATACAATATCGAAGTAACTATAACTACCTCTCCCCCCTTCCCCCCTTCTTATGCGCAACTAGAAGCAAAAGAGTATACAAGTATGAAATGTTCAATGCAAAATATAGATTGAAACATaatatattttgagtttatataatCATTAAAGAATAAGGGACTCGAATTCACACCATCACACCAACACCAAAAACCGAATTATGGTTTGGCCCAATGATTAAAAAATCATCATAGAGCGAcgtatagaaaaaaataataataataataataataatgcaaagCTTGCTGCCAAAACTAaacaatactttcacaaaatAGCTTATAAACCTTCCTGTCATTGAAGCCGTTTGGCGAGTACCAAATGTGATATCTTTGCCAGTTTTATTTCTAGTATTTATAAATGTACCTAAGTTAAGTAGCATTGTCTACCACGTAAAACTGAAACAAGGTATCCCTTCGTAAGCAAACTTAATTGTTTCACGTGTTATTGGTTTCTCTTCAAAGCCCTTAAGTTACTGATTAGCAAGGAAAACCAGTTTTTCTCTATATGGGGTATATAATGATTATTCTTGTCAGACATCCATTTAAAAAGACTTGAGAGAAATtggtttttagtttaaaaagttttatttaaaatcatatctttatcttaaaattatattttgttgaatattgcctctaatttctaattagttttgttttgagtttCTTTTGCATGATAAGAAAGGTTTTTCCTCTGTCATAGAATGAAAATAATTCTTTATTGAAGAGGTAATGAGTATTCCTTATTTATCAAGGAATAGAATTGAAGTCTTATAAATAAACATTGTTGCAAAAAGTTTGATGGCTTTTGCTCAAAGTTCCTCCCACAAGAGGTGAAAAGCTCTTAGAAGAACATGAGTGAGTTTCTTTGAAGAGCAGTTCGATGGCTTTTGCCCAAGGTTCCTCCCATGCGAGAAGAGGTGAAAAACTCCTAAAAGAACATGGTGAGTTTCTTCAAATAGTGGTTGGTAGATTATTTAGATTAAAAGATTACCCATGGTTGTGTGTTGAgagttgtttgttttgtgagTGTAAGAGAGTTATTGGGTGTATTGGGTTTGTGAGTTTATGTTAATGAGGTTTGTGAGTGTTATTGTATGAGATGTAAACATTGATATATATTGTTGTAATCAATATTGTTGATAGTGGATATTTTGATTGACGTGGACATAAGCATGGAGTTGGCTGAACCACGTTAAATATTGTTGTCTCTTATagatgttttattttcttgttcgTGTGTATGCACTTCCACTACTGCTAGCACCAAATCACAATAATTGATATTAGAACTTTCGCTGTTGCACaacatatttaaataataataaaaaagagtttaGATTAGGTCTAGCCATCTAGGTATCCACGGGCAGGAAATTCAAGTAGGTATGAAGTAGGGGCAATAATCAGGTTTTAGGGTCCAAGTATCCATGGGTAAAATTTTCGGGTCACTTAGGAGAGCTATGTTAAATTTCAAAACATTATTTCTTCTCAAGTTTCCTAatttcaaaatcatctctccTGGGGTTGTGGAGCATAATCTCAAAGACCCACAGAAAAAGCaatatctttaattttatcGGTAAATAAGAagctctattaaaaaaaagggggaaaaatgaAATACAGCAAAAGAAACAGTTTCCTAGTGTAcaaggaaaccaaaaaaaaatcaaatcaaatcaaatcaatctTGATTAAGAGCCTTGGGAAAGACCATTGTGACCATTTAGAGTTTCTCAtgttaaaagaaaatagaattttgTATCTCATAACCTAGCTAGACATGTCAGCAGTTTAGTGGTTTGGATGGAGGAGGTTCCTTCCCACATTCTACATGTAATTTTAGCTGATTATGgctaattttttcattaatagtTGATTCAGTTtgtttctcttaaaaaaaaaaaaaaaaatgctagaacCCCCCACATCATAAATAAATCGATATCAAATTATACAAAACCAAATAAGAAAGTTTTCTAAATAGAAATGCATAACAATTAACAAATCCAAAAATCATTCTACCAAGTTGAAGATCCTCTTGAGAACTTAGACGGAGTCTGAAACTTTGAAGGAAAGAAGACCTAATAGTCACGAAGGTTTTCTAGGCAACATTGAGCAACTTCATTGTTTGGATAGGCCACAACTTTCTAAAATAATATGGAGTCTATTAATGGCTATCAAAATTCAACGATAACTGATCAATATTATCCATCAAAATTatcaataacaattttcaacaataactGATCGATATTATCCATCAAAATTATCGATAACAATTTCCAAATGTCAAAAGTCTGCATCCTGTAGAAGCAGAACTCAAGACCCCAGTCCAAAGAAATGACTTCACAAGCAAGCCATTTCCAAAATTCCAGAACAAactataacacacacacaccagcCTACAATACAGAGTGTGGTCTGCTAGAAGGGCACCTTACAATCCGTTTGGAAGAAgggaaataatgaaaaaaatgtaataaaaaggATCTTAAAGAGACATTTTAGTTATTTCCTTAATTCAATAAGAATGAATGGAAGGGCTATGATGGAATATTCATTCCATTTCCTCCAAAGCATTCCTCCCAATCACACATTCCAATTCCGttcttttatgatttatgaggtacattccattattttataaactcccaaacataGTTTAATGTGTTTTTTACCCCATTTTCTGAGCTATAAAAGacaagaaataatatatatcccTTTACACCCGCAAAGGGAAGCAGATTTTTCTGACAGAACTAATAAAAGTGAAAAGACAAAACCCTTAGCAACACACAGTCAAGTTCTATTTCATATGTCTTAACTAAATAATTAAGAATGCATTACCATCAGTAACAAAACCGACAAGTGAAAGCAGGTTTAATCAcaaaaagatcaagaagatCCTCACTAAGGACACATCGGAGAAATAGACCCTTAAGCTCTTTCTTACTCGGCCATCAGCGATAGTTAAATCAATACACCATTGACTAAAGTTGcagcaaaaacaacaacaaaaccttagtcccaaaattttgggttaGCTATAAATCCTTAACAAATTAAGATTGGGTCAATCACAtgaattctttttttccattctaTCCTATCTAAAGTCATGCTCTCTTTTACTTCCCTAATtaacatgtctttttttttttattacttctactaatattatttttggcatTACTCTACCTCTTTGTGTTCCCTCAACTTGGATCAACTTACTCCTTCTTACTAGTtcattactctctctctctctctctctctctctctctctctctctttgaataTGACCAAACCATCTTAAGCATTTCTCCcccatcttttcatcaataggggCAACCCCTATCTTTAAATGGAGTTGCTCATTTTGAATCCTATCTTTAGTAGGAGTGTCAATGTTCGACCTAACCCGCGAATACGACCCAACCCGCGAATACGACACAAACCCGACACGGGATTTTGCAAGTTAGAGTTgggccttaatgggtttggaTCATAAATGGGTCAACCCGAAATGGACACGAtaagaaacgtgtcataagcGGGTCAACTCGCGTAACCcgcaat from Castanea sativa cultivar Marrone di Chiusa Pesio chromosome 6, ASM4071231v1 includes:
- the LOC142638769 gene encoding putative aquaporin PIP2-5 → MAREVSAKDYHNPAPVPIFHVVELSQWSFYKALIAEFIATLLFLYVTVLTVIGYKSHVSDDCGGLDHLGIAWAFGGMIFILAYCIADISYGHINPAVTFGCLLARKVSLIRAAMYMVAQCLGAISGAGIVKAFQKGYYERNGGGANMVSHGYSKGAGLGAEIIGTFVLVYTVFSATDPKRKARDSNALALAPLSIGFAVFMVHLATIPITGTGINPARSFGAAVIYNKAEAWDDHWIFWVGPFIGATIAALYHRFVMIAGAA